One part of the Oceanihabitans sp. IOP_32 genome encodes these proteins:
- the serS gene encoding serine--tRNA ligase, whose protein sequence is MLQVPFIRENKALVIERLAKRNIDATEMIEAVIALDDDRKRLQSELDNTLAESNTLSKQIGILYKSGEAQKANALKDKTSALKDSSKTLNDDLNNTVVALHELLCKIPNVPNQIVPSGSTEDDNLEVYKEGDIPVLSDNALPHWELAKKYDIIDFELGNKITGAGFPVYKGKGAKLQRALITYFLDKNTAAGYTEYQLPLLVNEDSGFGTGQLPDKEGQMYHVTGDNLYLIPTAEVPGTNIFRDVVLNETELPIAVTGYTPCFRREAGSYGAHVRGLNRLHQFDKVEILRVEHPSKSYEALEGMVNHVKTILQELKLPYRILRLCGGDLGFTSALTYDFEVFSTAQDRWLEISSVSNFETFQANRLKLRFKNSEGKNELAHTLNGSALALPRVLAGILENYQTEEGILIPEVLQPYTGFSIIN, encoded by the coding sequence ATGTTACAAGTCCCTTTTATTAGAGAGAACAAAGCCTTGGTAATTGAAAGATTAGCAAAAAGAAATATAGACGCAACCGAAATGATTGAAGCTGTTATAGCGCTTGATGACGATAGGAAGCGGTTGCAATCGGAGTTGGATAATACTTTGGCAGAATCAAATACCTTATCTAAACAAATTGGGATCTTATATAAATCTGGCGAAGCGCAAAAAGCAAATGCTTTAAAAGATAAAACTAGTGCGCTTAAAGACAGTTCTAAAACACTTAATGATGACCTTAACAACACCGTTGTAGCCTTACATGAGTTGTTGTGTAAAATACCAAACGTACCGAACCAAATCGTCCCTTCTGGAAGTACAGAAGACGATAATTTAGAGGTTTATAAAGAAGGAGATATTCCTGTTTTAAGCGATAATGCCCTGCCACACTGGGAGTTAGCTAAGAAATACGATATCATAGATTTTGAACTTGGTAATAAAATAACTGGTGCGGGATTCCCAGTTTATAAAGGTAAGGGGGCTAAATTACAACGTGCTTTAATTACTTATTTTTTAGATAAAAATACGGCAGCAGGTTACACCGAATATCAATTACCACTTTTGGTGAATGAAGACTCTGGTTTTGGTACGGGACAATTGCCAGATAAAGAAGGGCAAATGTATCACGTAACCGGAGATAATTTATACTTAATACCAACGGCAGAGGTGCCAGGAACTAATATTTTTAGAGATGTGGTGTTAAATGAAACCGAATTGCCTATTGCAGTTACGGGTTATACGCCATGTTTTCGTCGAGAGGCTGGCAGTTATGGTGCGCATGTTAGAGGTTTAAATAGGTTACACCAATTTGATAAGGTTGAAATTTTACGGGTAGAACATCCCAGCAAATCATACGAAGCTTTAGAGGGTATGGTAAACCACGTTAAAACTATTTTACAAGAATTAAAACTGCCTTATAGAATTTTAAGACTTTGCGGTGGCGATTTAGGGTTTACTTCGGCACTAACTTACGATTTTGAAGTGTTTTCTACAGCCCAAGATCGTTGGTTAGAAATTTCTTCAGTATCTAATTTTGAAACTTTTCAGGCCAATCGTCTAAAATTACGTTTTAAAAATAGTGAGGGTAAAAACGAATTAGCACACACGTTAAATGGCAGTGCATTGGCTTTACCAAGAGTGTTGGCTGGAATTTTAGAAAACTACCAAACCGAAGAAGGTATTCTAATTCCAGAAGTATTGCAGCCTTATACAGGGTTTTCCATTATTAATTAA
- a CDS encoding tetratricopeptide repeat protein, producing the protein MRILFPIYFLCCFTLFAQSDELARDYFENGDFEKALYQYEKLHEQSPSNINYITSLVSTHQQLEQYDQAETFLLSLIKRIDYPAFFVELGYNFQLKNDLEKALINYQKAIQSLDDNVSNAFSVARSFQTHNLLDEAIVVYEKAMLIKPELNFKFQLAHLYGEKGEIEKMFLSYMEFAERNPVALNNIKRYLNDFISDNPNNNNNILFRKTLLKKMQQEPNLLWNDMLSWLFIKQKDFEKAFIQEKAIFNRMPESLTGIEALGDMAFNENDYEVAKAIYTFLIEAAQDSDTQLHAHYNLLQLETKLSAVKNYDVINDKYVELFKQYGIFPQTLKLQLAYAHFLAFNKDETGKATEFLEKTLTLPLSQFETAKVKLKLADILVLQEKFNQALIYYTQIQRNLKNSTIAQEARFKVAKTSYYKGDFKWAESQLNILKASTSQLIANDALNLKLLIADNKYQDSLQTALKLYSKADLLAFQNKNDEAILVLNSILEHHKTEPIIAQTLLKQAALFEEKKQFKKAQANYELIIANYRDGILVDDAYYKLALILETHLNAPEKAKAMFEQIIFNHPDSIYFVEARKRYRALRGDAIN; encoded by the coding sequence ATGAGAATTCTTTTTCCAATATACTTTTTGTGCTGTTTCACGCTTTTCGCGCAAAGCGATGAGCTTGCAAGAGATTATTTTGAAAATGGTGATTTCGAAAAGGCATTATACCAGTATGAAAAACTGCATGAACAATCGCCGTCAAACATAAATTACATCACCAGTCTTGTTTCTACACACCAACAATTAGAGCAGTATGACCAGGCCGAAACCTTTCTTCTTAGTTTAATAAAACGCATTGATTATCCCGCTTTTTTTGTTGAATTAGGGTATAATTTCCAACTTAAAAACGATTTAGAGAAAGCCCTTATAAATTATCAAAAAGCAATTCAAAGCTTAGACGATAATGTTAGTAATGCCTTTTCTGTGGCACGCAGTTTTCAAACACATAACTTGTTAGACGAAGCTATTGTGGTTTACGAAAAAGCCATGCTTATCAAGCCCGAATTAAATTTTAAATTTCAACTTGCTCATCTATACGGTGAAAAAGGTGAAATTGAGAAAATGTTTCTAAGCTATATGGAGTTTGCTGAGAGAAACCCCGTCGCCTTAAACAATATAAAACGTTATCTAAACGATTTTATAAGTGACAATCCGAATAACAACAACAATATATTGTTCAGAAAAACCTTGCTAAAAAAAATGCAGCAGGAACCTAATTTACTTTGGAATGATATGTTGAGTTGGCTTTTTATTAAGCAAAAAGATTTTGAAAAAGCCTTTATTCAAGAAAAAGCTATTTTTAATCGAATGCCAGAAAGTTTAACTGGTATTGAAGCACTTGGAGATATGGCTTTTAACGAAAATGATTATGAAGTTGCTAAAGCCATATATACTTTTTTAATTGAAGCCGCTCAAGATTCAGACACACAGCTCCATGCTCATTATAATTTGTTACAGCTTGAAACTAAATTAAGCGCAGTTAAAAATTACGATGTCATAAACGACAAATATGTAGAACTGTTCAAGCAATACGGTATCTTTCCGCAAACTTTAAAACTTCAACTCGCTTACGCTCACTTTTTGGCTTTTAATAAAGATGAAACAGGGAAGGCTACCGAGTTTTTAGAAAAGACCTTAACACTGCCCTTATCGCAATTTGAAACGGCTAAGGTTAAACTAAAATTAGCAGATATTTTGGTGCTGCAAGAAAAGTTTAATCAAGCCTTGATTTATTACACACAAATACAACGTAACTTAAAAAATAGCACCATCGCACAAGAGGCGCGCTTTAAAGTAGCTAAAACAAGTTATTACAAAGGCGATTTTAAATGGGCAGAATCACAGCTCAATATTTTAAAAGCCTCAACATCGCAGCTTATCGCTAACGATGCCCTCAACTTAAAATTATTAATCGCAGATAACAAATACCAAGATTCCTTGCAAACCGCACTAAAATTGTACTCGAAAGCCGATTTGTTAGCGTTTCAGAATAAAAATGACGAGGCTATTTTGGTTTTAAATTCTATTTTAGAGCATCATAAAACCGAGCCAATAATAGCCCAAACATTATTAAAACAAGCGGCCTTATTTGAAGAAAAAAAACAATTTAAAAAGGCACAAGCTAATTACGAATTAATAATTGCAAATTACAGAGACGGCATTTTAGTGGACGACGCCTATTATAAATTAGCGCTTATTTTAGAGACTCATTTAAATGCACCCGAAAAAGCCAAGGCGATGTTCGAGCAAATCATTTTTAATCACCCCGACAGCATTTATTTTGTTGAAGCTCGAAAAAGATATAGAGCGTTGCGCGGCGACGCCATAAATTAA
- a CDS encoding GNAT family N-acetyltransferase, with the protein MIIVETERLLISKVSLKDAPFFVELMNTPHWLKYIGDRNIKSVKEAEEHLKNGILKSYKINGFGLYKILLKAENNKTIGTAGLIKREQLDHVDIGFGFLPEYEGKGYGFEASVEIIKLAKWEFKLKKVVAITNPINKNSIKLLEKLGLVFEKRVKPFDDDAELLLFAKTF; encoded by the coding sequence ATGATAATAGTCGAAACAGAACGATTGTTAATTTCAAAAGTCAGTTTAAAAGACGCCCCTTTTTTTGTGGAGTTGATGAATACCCCACATTGGCTCAAGTATATTGGCGACCGAAATATTAAATCTGTAAAAGAGGCTGAAGAACATCTTAAAAACGGCATTTTAAAAAGTTATAAAATCAACGGTTTTGGATTGTATAAAATTTTATTAAAAGCTGAAAACAATAAAACAATCGGAACTGCAGGACTTATAAAAAGAGAACAATTAGACCATGTGGATATCGGTTTTGGTTTTTTGCCAGAATACGAAGGTAAGGGGTACGGTTTTGAAGCCTCCGTTGAAATTATAAAGCTTGCAAAATGGGAATTTAAACTAAAGAAAGTGGTAGCCATAACCAATCCCATTAATAAAAACTCGATTAAATTACTGGAAAAACTAGGTTTAGTTTTCGAAAAAAGAGTAAAACCTTTTGATGATGATGCAGAACTTCTGTTATTTGCAAAAACATTTTAA
- a CDS encoding DUF4286 family protein, whose translation MIIYNETLSIDDSIHDEWLVWIKEHIPQVLATGKFEKATLTKVLVDEEMGGQTYSIQYRSYSREALDAYYREDADRLRRLGMEKFADKMLAFRTELQIEDEYTVSFK comes from the coding sequence ATGATTATATACAACGAAACATTAAGTATAGACGACTCCATTCACGACGAATGGTTGGTTTGGATTAAAGAGCACATACCGCAAGTATTAGCGACAGGTAAATTTGAAAAAGCCACATTAACTAAAGTTTTAGTAGACGAAGAAATGGGAGGCCAAACCTATTCCATTCAATACCGCTCGTATTCTCGCGAAGCTTTAGACGCTTATTATCGTGAAGATGCCGATAGACTTAGGCGACTTGGTATGGAAAAATTCGCCGATAAAATGTTAGCGTTTAGAACAGAGCTTCAAATTGAAGATGAATATACCGTTAGTTTTAAATAA